A window of Sutcliffiella cohnii contains these coding sequences:
- a CDS encoding GNAT family N-acetyltransferase, with the protein MEFKTTIDGITIEMLEGFFVGWPQPPSQQTHLTLQKNSDKVVLALDEETNKVVGFITAISDGILSAYIPFLEVLPAYQNRGIGGELVQRMLTELDDIYMIDLMCDEELQPYYEKLGLMKSVGMIRRNYSKQSGI; encoded by the coding sequence ATGGAATTTAAAACGACGATAGATGGTATTACAATCGAGATGCTTGAAGGCTTTTTTGTAGGTTGGCCTCAGCCGCCGAGCCAACAAACACACTTAACTTTACAAAAAAATAGTGATAAAGTTGTCCTAGCTCTTGATGAAGAAACTAATAAAGTAGTAGGTTTCATTACAGCTATTAGTGATGGAATCCTTTCCGCCTATATACCGTTCCTTGAAGTATTACCAGCTTACCAAAACCGAGGAATCGGTGGGGAGTTAGTTCAACGGATGTTAACAGAATTAGACGACATTTATATGATTGACTTAATGTGTGATGAGGAGCTCCAACCGTACTATGAAAAATTAGGCTTGATGAAGTCAGTCGGGATGATTAGGCGGAATTATTCTAAGCAATCTGGAATATAG
- a CDS encoding Cof-type HAD-IIB family hydrolase, translated as MTNKSVIFFDIDGTLLNHEKELPASTKESIMKLKEAGHIVAIATGRAPFMYEELRKELGINTFVSYNGQYVVLNGEVLYANPLNITSLIKLTEDALQNEHPIVYMDHEDMKANVPEHPFIKESIDTLKIKQFPTHDPHYYKERELYQSLLFCPVGEEKQYEEKYDDFDFVRWHPVSVDILPKGGSKAKGIDKIVEKLGVSKENVYAFGDGLNDIEMLTEVHNSVAMGNAEDVVKSVAKHVTDSVEDDGIYHGLQMVGLLK; from the coding sequence ATGACAAACAAAAGCGTTATCTTCTTTGATATAGATGGAACGTTATTAAATCATGAAAAAGAACTACCTGCCTCTACGAAAGAATCGATTATGAAACTAAAAGAAGCGGGACATATCGTTGCGATTGCGACAGGTCGGGCACCTTTTATGTATGAAGAATTACGGAAAGAATTAGGTATTAATACGTTCGTTAGTTATAACGGGCAATACGTTGTGTTAAATGGGGAAGTATTATATGCGAATCCATTAAATATTACCTCCCTAATTAAGTTAACGGAAGATGCGTTACAAAATGAGCATCCGATTGTATATATGGATCATGAAGATATGAAGGCGAATGTACCAGAGCATCCTTTCATAAAGGAAAGTATTGATACATTAAAAATAAAACAGTTCCCAACACACGACCCTCACTATTATAAAGAGCGTGAATTGTACCAATCGCTTCTATTCTGTCCAGTAGGGGAGGAAAAGCAATATGAAGAGAAGTATGATGACTTTGATTTCGTAAGATGGCATCCTGTTTCGGTTGATATTCTTCCAAAGGGTGGTTCGAAAGCAAAAGGTATCGATAAAATTGTCGAAAAGCTTGGCGTTTCAAAGGAAAACGTTTATGCTTTTGGGGACGGATTGAATGATATTGAAATGTTAACAGAAGTTCACAACAGTGTAGCAATGGGGAATGCAGAAGATGTAGTAAAATCCGTTGCAAAACATGTGACAGATTCAGTAGAAGACGACGGCATTTATCACGGACTTCAAATGGTTGGATTGTTAAAATAA
- the gdhA gene encoding NADP-specific glutamate dehydrogenase, whose product MKTLEKVQHSHTKNASKYVQEVYETVKVRNANESEFHQAVKEVFDSLVPVLVKNPQYMRQAILERIVEPERVISFRVPWVDDNGNVKVNRGFRVQYNSAIGPYKGGIRFHPSVNASIIKFLGFEQIFKNSLTGQPIGGGKGGADFDPKGKSDGEIMRFCQSFMTELSKYIGPDIDVPAGDIGVGAKEIGYLFGQYKKMRGGFEAGVLTGKGIGYGGSLARKEATGYGTVYFVEEMLKDSNQHFKGSTVVVSGSGNVSIYAMEKAIELGAKVVACSDSNGYIYDPNGINLDTVKRLKEVENKRISEYVKDHSNAIYSDQCSGIWSVPCDIALPCATQNEIDEESAKLLVSNGVKAVGEGANMPSSLEAIEVFLQNGVLFAPAKAANAGGVSVSALEMAQNSMRLSWSFEEVDCKLQEIMKNIYRNSKKAAEEYGAPGNLVVGANIAGFVKVADAMIAQGII is encoded by the coding sequence ATGAAAACATTAGAAAAAGTTCAACATTCACATACAAAAAATGCAAGCAAGTATGTTCAAGAAGTGTATGAAACGGTAAAAGTACGAAACGCAAATGAAAGTGAATTCCACCAAGCTGTAAAAGAGGTCTTCGATTCATTAGTGCCAGTCCTCGTGAAAAACCCTCAATATATGCGTCAAGCAATCCTCGAAAGAATCGTTGAGCCTGAAAGAGTCATCTCTTTCCGCGTACCATGGGTTGATGACAACGGAAATGTTAAAGTTAATCGCGGATTCCGTGTTCAATATAACAGTGCCATTGGACCTTATAAAGGTGGAATAAGATTTCACCCTTCTGTAAATGCAAGCATCATCAAGTTTTTAGGTTTTGAACAAATTTTTAAAAATTCATTAACTGGTCAACCAATTGGTGGAGGCAAAGGCGGAGCTGATTTTGATCCGAAAGGCAAATCAGACGGAGAAATTATGCGTTTTTGTCAAAGCTTCATGACAGAGCTTAGCAAGTATATCGGACCAGATATCGACGTACCAGCTGGCGATATAGGTGTTGGTGCAAAAGAAATTGGTTACTTATTTGGACAATATAAGAAAATGCGTGGCGGATTTGAAGCTGGAGTTTTAACTGGCAAAGGAATTGGTTATGGGGGAAGTTTAGCACGTAAAGAAGCTACAGGATATGGGACTGTTTATTTTGTAGAGGAAATGTTAAAAGATAGTAACCAACACTTCAAAGGAAGCACTGTCGTTGTATCAGGATCGGGAAATGTTTCGATTTATGCAATGGAAAAAGCGATCGAGCTAGGTGCAAAAGTAGTAGCATGTAGTGATTCAAATGGTTACATTTATGATCCGAACGGCATTAACTTAGATACTGTAAAACGTCTTAAAGAAGTAGAGAATAAACGAATTAGCGAGTATGTAAAAGATCACTCTAATGCAATTTACAGTGATCAATGCAGTGGCATCTGGTCGGTTCCATGTGATATCGCTCTTCCTTGTGCGACGCAAAACGAAATAGATGAAGAGTCTGCAAAACTGTTAGTATCTAATGGGGTAAAGGCGGTAGGTGAAGGGGCAAATATGCCATCTTCGTTAGAAGCTATTGAAGTTTTCTTACAAAATGGGGTATTATTCGCTCCTGCAAAAGCGGCTAATGCTGGTGGTGTTTCTGTATCAGCATTAGAAATGGCACAAAATAGCATGAGACTTTCCTGGAGCTTTGAAGAAGTCGATTGTAAGCTACAAGAAATTATGAAAAATATTTACCGCAATAGTAAAAAAGCAGCAGAAGAATATGGAGCACCTGGAAACTTAGTGGTTGGCGCAAACATTGCTGGTTTCGTAAAAGTTGCGGATGCGATGATTGCTCAAGGAATTATTTAA
- a CDS encoding 5-methyltetrahydropteroyltriglutamate--homocysteine S-methyltransferase, giving the protein MTTKTLISAPFRADHVGSLLRPESIHKARKDFQEGTITSQQLREIETEEIKKVVDKQIEVGLQAVTDGEFRRRFWHTDFLEHLNGVEGYVPDHGFKFKDVETERYDVRVVGKISFNPDHPHVKDFIEFKEIVGDRAVAKQTIPSPNQLFNAGIRNLDIYPDIEEYANDIIQAYRDAIKAFYDAGCRYLQLDDVYIAGLNAPEIPFNDSGYSREELIALALRVANGVLEDKPEDLIVTTHLCRGNYRSTWAFEGSYAKIAPTLFAKEKVNGFFLEYDDDRSGDFQPLEHIPNGGPQVVLGVFTSKHGTLEDKENIKARVEEATKFVPLEQLCISPQCGFASTHHGNILTEEEQWAKLKYIVDISKEIWG; this is encoded by the coding sequence ATGACAACAAAAACATTAATTAGTGCGCCATTTCGTGCAGATCACGTAGGTAGTTTATTACGTCCAGAGAGCATTCATAAAGCAAGAAAGGATTTTCAAGAAGGGACTATTACTTCCCAACAACTTCGTGAAATTGAAACAGAAGAAATAAAAAAGGTTGTAGATAAGCAAATCGAAGTTGGTCTTCAAGCTGTAACAGATGGAGAGTTTCGTCGTAGATTTTGGCATACTGATTTTCTAGAGCATTTGAACGGTGTAGAAGGCTATGTGCCAGACCATGGATTTAAATTTAAAGATGTGGAAACAGAAAGATACGATGTACGTGTCGTTGGAAAAATTTCTTTTAATCCAGATCATCCACATGTGAAAGATTTTATTGAGTTTAAAGAAATTGTTGGAGATCGTGCGGTTGCAAAACAAACAATACCGAGTCCAAATCAATTATTCAACGCTGGTATCCGTAACTTGGACATTTATCCGGACATTGAGGAGTATGCAAATGATATCATCCAAGCATACCGCGATGCAATTAAAGCCTTTTACGATGCAGGTTGTCGTTATTTACAATTAGATGATGTTTACATTGCTGGACTAAACGCACCAGAAATTCCATTTAATGATAGTGGCTATTCCCGCGAAGAATTAATTGCGTTAGCTTTGCGTGTAGCTAACGGCGTCTTAGAAGACAAACCAGAGGACCTTATTGTTACTACTCACCTATGTCGTGGTAACTACCGCTCTACTTGGGCATTTGAAGGTAGCTACGCAAAAATTGCACCAACATTATTCGCAAAAGAAAAAGTAAACGGCTTTTTCTTAGAATATGACGATGACCGTTCTGGAGATTTCCAACCTTTAGAGCACATTCCGAATGGCGGCCCTCAAGTAGTTTTAGGGGTATTCACTTCTAAACACGGTACATTAGAAGATAAAGAAAATATTAAAGCACGCGTGGAAGAAGCAACGAAATTTGTACCACTAGAGCAACTTTGCATTAGCCCACAATGTGGTTTTGCTTCTACTCATCACGGTAATATTTTAACAGAAGAAGAACAATGGGCTAAACTGAAGTACATTGTAGATATTTCAAAAGAAATCTGGGGTTAA
- a CDS encoding LysR family transcriptional regulator, whose amino-acid sequence MDFRQIRYFMEVAVREHMTEAADALHVAQSSVSRQIVNLESELGVDLFIREGRRVRLTPIGKIFFERMKHAMNVMDDAKREVEEYLDPEKGTIRIAFPVSLAANTLPTVIYAFRQRYPEAKFQLKQGLYRELIDGVVKGDFNLALLGPVPQEEKKINRKILFTENVVALLPINHPLAKKKSITLWELAEEPFVLLPEGFVFRDIVVNACQNLGFTPKVAFEGDDIDALKGLVSAGLGVTLMPEETLVDSLPRSAVKIPLVEPNVTRTVGVITPKDRVLLPTEKLFYNFLQEFFMRLGDFRN is encoded by the coding sequence GTGGACTTTAGACAGATACGGTACTTTATGGAAGTAGCAGTAAGAGAACATATGACAGAAGCAGCAGACGCTTTACATGTCGCACAATCTTCCGTCAGTAGGCAAATTGTAAACTTAGAAAGTGAATTAGGAGTAGACTTGTTTATACGCGAAGGAAGAAGGGTTCGATTAACACCGATAGGGAAAATATTTTTTGAACGAATGAAACATGCAATGAATGTAATGGATGATGCGAAAAGGGAAGTAGAAGAATATTTAGATCCGGAAAAAGGTACAATCCGCATTGCATTCCCAGTCAGCTTAGCTGCGAATACATTACCAACCGTTATATATGCCTTCCGTCAACGATACCCAGAAGCGAAATTCCAATTAAAACAAGGGTTATATCGTGAACTAATCGATGGTGTAGTGAAAGGCGATTTTAACCTTGCGCTACTTGGCCCTGTCCCACAAGAAGAGAAAAAGATAAATAGAAAAATATTATTTACAGAAAACGTTGTTGCACTTTTGCCGATTAACCACCCATTAGCTAAAAAGAAGTCGATTACATTATGGGAGTTGGCAGAAGAACCGTTCGTCCTTTTACCAGAAGGCTTCGTATTTCGTGATATCGTCGTTAACGCCTGTCAAAACCTTGGCTTTACACCAAAAGTTGCGTTCGAAGGAGATGACATCGATGCTCTAAAAGGATTAGTCTCAGCTGGCCTCGGGGTTACCCTAATGCCAGAAGAAACGCTAGTCGATAGTTTACCCCGCTCAGCGGTGAAAATTCCATTAGTCGAACCAAATGTCACACGAACTGTCGGAGTCATCACCCCAAAAGACCGCGTCCTCCTTCCGACTGAGAAGCTATTCTACAACTTTCTTCAAGAATTCTTTATGCGACTAGGGGATTTTAGAAATTAG
- a CDS encoding alpha/beta hydrolase, whose amino-acid sequence MKNRIDPELRAMLDIFPPLNLDDVQATRKAMEDAAQLTELPVDEEVVVSNRMVPGPEDNPYVRVRIYEPKEKTEKLPGLLWIHGGGYVLGAPEGDDLLCQRFVKEANCVVVSVDYRLAPEHPYPAPLEDCYAALQWFAKKVDELGVDASRIGVGGQSAGGGLTAALALLARDRNGPELCFQMPLYPMIDDKNNSPSSLEITGNLIWNHDLNEKGWSMYLNGKNGKDDVPAHAAPSRATDLTNLPYTYTCVGQLDPFRDETLDYVKRLCQAGVDVEFHLYPGAYHGFETLNPAAAVSQRALAEYVGAVKHVLNREKVVERK is encoded by the coding sequence ATGAAAAATAGAATTGATCCTGAGTTACGTGCAATGCTTGACATTTTTCCCCCGTTAAACTTAGACGATGTACAAGCTACGAGAAAGGCAATGGAGGATGCGGCGCAGTTAACAGAACTACCGGTTGATGAAGAGGTCGTTGTTTCAAATAGAATGGTACCTGGACCTGAAGATAATCCATACGTAAGAGTACGTATTTATGAGCCGAAAGAAAAAACAGAGAAACTTCCAGGACTATTGTGGATTCATGGTGGTGGATATGTGTTAGGTGCCCCAGAGGGTGATGATTTATTATGTCAACGATTTGTTAAGGAGGCCAATTGTGTGGTCGTTTCCGTTGATTATCGTCTTGCACCGGAACATCCGTATCCAGCACCGTTAGAGGATTGCTATGCAGCTCTACAGTGGTTTGCTAAAAAGGTGGATGAACTAGGGGTAGATGCTTCAAGAATTGGAGTTGGCGGACAAAGTGCAGGAGGCGGCTTAACCGCAGCGCTAGCTTTACTTGCTCGCGATAGAAATGGCCCAGAACTTTGCTTCCAAATGCCACTATATCCGATGATTGATGATAAAAACAATTCACCGTCCAGTTTAGAGATTACAGGCAATCTAATCTGGAATCATGATTTAAACGAAAAAGGTTGGTCTATGTATTTAAATGGGAAAAATGGTAAAGACGACGTCCCAGCTCATGCGGCTCCATCGCGTGCAACAGACCTGACAAATCTTCCTTACACGTATACATGTGTTGGGCAATTAGATCCATTTCGTGATGAAACACTCGATTACGTTAAACGACTATGCCAAGCAGGAGTCGACGTTGAATTTCACCTGTACCCAGGCGCCTATCACGGATTTGAAACGCTAAATCCAGCAGCTGCAGTAAGTCAACGAGCCCTCGCAGAATATGTTGGAGCAGTGAAGCATGTTTTGAACCGGGAGAAGGTAGTGGAGAGGAAATAA
- a CDS encoding LCP family protein, with product MDNKEKEYLFPEFDDLTFDATDREKVFRRIKNETSKNKVKKLFKSFSALFITSITGIVAVLIFILFSSSTIFNNNEEIHNVAQIGEHENPRTELLIIRREEHERADLQLLFSYIPSENNLKILSIHRDLYVPIIDETGQERMKGKALDTTIFESKAAEKSFSKFFGMQIDSYHELTEERFVQLLNSLGGISLTTTTETLSGEEVLSQLLARYDSARHTFEHREKQHNELLVAIIEDLINKNITQIFPEIDTSKDLKIDAIEMGELVEFSTVKGIVYYMVDEEGIEKVRTELGVK from the coding sequence TTGGATAATAAAGAAAAAGAGTATTTGTTTCCCGAATTCGATGATTTGACCTTTGATGCTACCGATAGGGAAAAAGTGTTTCGTAGAATTAAAAACGAAACATCCAAAAATAAGGTGAAAAAGCTCTTTAAATCGTTTAGTGCTTTATTTATCACCTCGATCACCGGGATTGTAGCAGTGTTAATATTTATTCTATTTTCCTCGTCAACTATTTTCAATAATAATGAAGAAATACATAATGTTGCACAGATAGGGGAGCATGAAAACCCAAGAACGGAATTATTAATAATTAGGCGAGAAGAACATGAGCGGGCGGATTTACAATTGTTATTTTCGTATATTCCTAGTGAAAATAACTTGAAAATTTTATCCATTCATCGAGATTTGTACGTACCAATTATAGATGAAACTGGTCAGGAAAGAATGAAAGGAAAGGCTCTCGATACTACTATTTTCGAGTCGAAAGCGGCAGAGAAGTCTTTTTCTAAGTTCTTCGGAATGCAAATCGATTCTTATCATGAACTAACAGAAGAAAGATTTGTACAACTTTTAAATAGTTTGGGCGGCATTTCTCTAACGACTACGACCGAAACGTTAAGCGGAGAAGAAGTTTTGAGTCAATTATTAGCTAGGTATGATTCTGCCCGACATACTTTTGAACATAGAGAAAAACAGCATAATGAATTATTAGTAGCTATAATAGAAGATTTAATAAATAAAAACATTACTCAAATTTTCCCTGAAATCGATACAAGCAAAGATTTGAAGATAGATGCAATAGAGATGGGAGAGTTAGTGGAGTTTTCTACTGTTAAAGGGATTGTATATTATATGGTAGACGAAGAAGGTATCGAAAAAGTTAGAACAGAGCTAGGTGTAAAATAG
- a CDS encoding DUF4085 family protein, translating into MWHISKEAKEKFLMCNLLPIQEEDEHWEIALREAEEEGEDIFTRLKEELDEVKEQLLQTLPSRFIPYVKDGTLNKPTLPKHVRDDYVQWMREADKEFEQVLDAAYEQTKMAITYLPQAVQEVFQESLHDAVIQQIIRDDKSLLLIINTDGGFSTKSLIQLHFKNVTSEDTNHPIEVGQWFIYDELQKRDNSFAFRVLFECPESEWTITMESLDANYFYRPSLYTKLRDEEKLAETTFESYVSELNSEYRYWFITPDVSCAIQSLTPNIEFENGEIEFFGKEYVVTVGNEKFSYHLDEHNPIAFIYTDIYEDPYAHLSEPVLVEDLEEAALSDNIELQVRAWNTMYGNAKELSSIINNVLLKIQMKEENEMLLSVYTNHFYKEGILAENVIEKFRDLIEFE; encoded by the coding sequence ATGTGGCATATATCAAAAGAAGCGAAGGAAAAGTTTTTAATGTGTAATTTGTTGCCTATTCAAGAGGAAGATGAGCATTGGGAGATCGCGCTGCGGGAAGCGGAGGAAGAAGGCGAGGACATTTTCACTCGATTAAAAGAAGAACTTGATGAAGTAAAGGAGCAATTGTTACAGACCTTGCCAAGCAGATTTATTCCGTATGTGAAGGACGGTACACTAAACAAGCCAACATTACCAAAACATGTACGTGATGATTACGTTCAATGGATGCGAGAAGCTGATAAAGAATTCGAACAAGTTCTTGATGCGGCTTACGAACAAACAAAAATGGCGATTACGTATTTACCCCAAGCTGTTCAAGAGGTGTTTCAAGAAAGTTTGCACGATGCGGTAATTCAGCAAATCATTCGTGACGATAAATCATTGCTGCTTATTATTAATACAGATGGTGGTTTTTCAACAAAATCACTAATTCAATTGCATTTTAAAAACGTCACATCGGAAGATACTAATCATCCTATAGAAGTTGGCCAATGGTTTATATATGACGAACTACAGAAAAGAGACAATAGTTTTGCGTTTCGTGTATTGTTCGAATGTCCTGAAAGTGAATGGACAATTACGATGGAAAGTTTAGATGCTAATTATTTTTATCGACCTAGCCTCTATACGAAATTACGAGATGAAGAAAAGTTAGCGGAGACAACATTTGAAAGTTATGTATCCGAGTTAAATAGCGAATATCGATATTGGTTCATTACACCCGATGTTTCATGTGCTATTCAATCACTAACACCTAATATCGAATTCGAAAATGGAGAGATTGAATTTTTTGGAAAAGAGTATGTTGTTACTGTAGGCAACGAAAAGTTCAGCTATCATCTTGATGAACATAATCCAATTGCTTTTATTTATACAGATATTTACGAAGATCCGTATGCACACTTATCCGAACCAGTACTTGTGGAAGACCTAGAAGAAGCAGCATTAAGTGATAATATAGAATTGCAAGTACGCGCCTGGAATACAATGTATGGGAATGCCAAAGAGCTTTCATCAATTATTAATAACGTGTTACTAAAAATACAAATGAAAGAAGAGAACGAAATGTTGTTGAGTGTATATACAAACCACTTTTATAAAGAAGGAATTTTGGCTGAAAACGTAATAGAAAAATTCCGAGACTTAATTGAATTTGAATAA
- a CDS encoding sigma-70 family RNA polymerase sigma factor: MDNSEKDSLLETMMITYGDQLTRLAYSYVRDKEIAKDLVQDVFIKSYINWEKFRHESSVKTWLYRITINTAKDYLKSWSYRKLKVSELYQFNTKSNASSEDEALHNWEKNNVKHTVFDLSTKYREVIFLYYYEEFTIKEISELMNIPMSTVKTRLGRGKSKLKEKLERAEIVG, translated from the coding sequence TTGGATAATAGTGAAAAGGATTCTTTATTGGAAACAATGATGATTACATATGGTGACCAGTTAACTAGACTAGCTTATTCCTATGTGAGAGATAAAGAGATTGCTAAAGATTTAGTTCAAGATGTTTTTATTAAAAGCTACATTAATTGGGAAAAGTTTAGACATGAGTCTAGTGTCAAAACATGGTTGTATCGGATAACGATAAATACTGCGAAAGATTATTTAAAAAGTTGGAGCTATAGAAAATTAAAAGTTTCGGAACTTTATCAATTCAATACTAAAAGTAACGCATCATCGGAAGACGAAGCACTACACAATTGGGAAAAGAATAACGTAAAACATACTGTTTTTGACCTATCCACTAAATATAGAGAAGTTATCTTTTTGTATTATTATGAGGAGTTTACGATAAAAGAAATATCGGAATTAATGAACATACCAATGAGTACAGTCAAAACAAGATTGGGAAGAGGGAAGTCGAAACTTAAAGAAAAATTAGAAAGGGCTGAGATCGTTGGATAA
- a CDS encoding helix-turn-helix domain-containing protein — protein sequence MSFGEKLLALRKENGLSQEALAEKLNTSRQAISKWENGQGYPETEKIIMISTIFEVSTDFLLKDNVSENDHSNDGYYVSKEKVEGYLDYYTKVGKSLSLGFSLLILSVIPYLVFKDKPEIYVIPIILLATLGLVTIVSVIVKANTDYEKLDKKMLLLDSTTLQNLMERYENVKRKNGAFVIGLGVALLIISFLGFLLERQDIALGVLVPYYPLFVAFIAIGVFILVRKITIISAYSIFVKNKEHMERLEAQSNKKWRKKLNEWF from the coding sequence ATGTCATTTGGAGAAAAATTATTAGCGTTAAGAAAAGAGAATGGACTTTCACAAGAGGCATTAGCAGAGAAGCTAAATACATCACGCCAAGCAATAAGTAAGTGGGAAAATGGTCAAGGATATCCTGAAACAGAAAAAATAATAATGATTTCTACTATCTTTGAAGTGTCAACAGATTTCTTGTTAAAGGATAACGTGTCAGAAAATGATCATTCAAATGATGGATATTACGTAAGCAAGGAGAAAGTAGAAGGGTATTTAGATTACTATACGAAAGTAGGTAAATCTTTATCTTTAGGTTTTAGTTTACTTATATTGTCTGTAATTCCATATTTAGTTTTTAAAGACAAACCAGAAATTTATGTTATCCCTATTATTTTACTTGCTACACTAGGATTAGTTACTATTGTATCAGTGATAGTAAAAGCGAACACAGACTATGAAAAGCTTGATAAAAAAATGCTGTTGCTTGACTCAACAACTCTCCAAAACTTAATGGAGCGTTACGAAAACGTGAAGCGGAAGAATGGTGCTTTTGTAATCGGGCTTGGTGTCGCATTACTAATAATTAGTTTTCTCGGATTCTTACTAGAGAGGCAAGACATCGCTTTAGGTGTGTTAGTACCTTACTATCCATTATTTGTTGCCTTTATTGCTATAGGTGTTTTTATATTAGTTCGAAAAATAACGATTATTTCTGCTTACAGTATTTTTGTGAAAAATAAGGAGCATATGGAAAGACTAGAAGCACAATCAAATAAAAAATGGAGAAAAAAGCTGAATGAATGGTTTTGA
- a CDS encoding transposase has translation MSALAKSKTPSYVLTLRIRTEIHQEHKLSKRFELSRGMYNACLRELLKRYTALKQSKKYRVVCKMGKGKKRNKLFSNLNKEFGLVEYSLHEFVKPMQHEFKKNIDAFTSQKIATRAFRAFEKLMYKQGKKVHFKKYGEMNSIEGKSNSTGIRYKNGNIFWNGLVLRTIVKKKDVYAHLALKDKIKFVRIKREWIKNKYVYYAQLVLEGTPPKKYNSNGMKDNSSTQKRVGIDIGTSTVAVCSETKVMLTELAPSVIDLDKQIRIIQRSMDRSKRANNPLKYKKDGTIDTSNKDKWLFSKRYMRKKSQLKELQRLNRAKRKQDHEMLANSILALGDVIFVENMSFKGLQRRAKETTVNEKGKFNKKKRFGRTISNRAPAMLLRIIERKLKYKGIRLNKVNTTLIKASQYNHFTNTYEKKKLHERWNNFGFCKIQRDLYSAFLLMNCKESLDEIDRDLCEQHFHKFRKMHDLEITRLKKKEKNPTSMGV, from the coding sequence GTGAGTGCGTTGGCTAAATCTAAAACTCCAAGCTATGTTCTAACGTTAAGAATAAGAACTGAAATCCATCAAGAGCATAAATTATCTAAGCGATTCGAGTTATCCAGGGGCATGTATAATGCGTGCTTACGAGAACTGCTTAAAAGATATACAGCTTTAAAACAATCAAAAAAATATAGAGTTGTTTGTAAGATGGGGAAGGGCAAAAAGCGAAATAAGCTATTTTCCAATTTGAATAAGGAGTTTGGATTAGTCGAGTATTCGCTTCATGAGTTTGTGAAACCGATGCAACATGAATTTAAAAAGAATATAGATGCATTTACCAGTCAAAAAATTGCCACAAGAGCTTTCAGAGCTTTTGAAAAATTAATGTACAAACAAGGTAAGAAAGTACATTTCAAGAAGTACGGTGAAATGAATTCCATCGAAGGGAAGTCTAATTCAACAGGTATTAGATACAAGAATGGCAATATATTTTGGAACGGTCTAGTTCTTAGAACAATCGTTAAAAAGAAAGACGTCTATGCCCACCTTGCTCTAAAAGACAAAATTAAATTTGTTAGAATTAAAAGAGAGTGGATTAAGAATAAATATGTATACTATGCTCAATTAGTGCTCGAAGGCACGCCGCCGAAAAAGTACAATTCCAATGGGATGAAAGATAATAGTTCTACTCAGAAAAGAGTAGGTATTGATATAGGGACTTCTACTGTGGCAGTCTGTTCTGAAACAAAAGTTATGCTGACGGAGCTTGCGCCTAGTGTTATAGACTTAGATAAACAGATAAGGATTATCCAAAGAAGTATGGACAGAAGTAAAAGAGCGAACAATCCATTAAAATATAAAAAAGACGGCACGATTGATACTAGCAATAAAGACAAATGGCTGTTTTCAAAACGATATATGAGAAAAAAGAGCCAATTAAAAGAGTTGCAGAGGCTAAATAGAGCCAAAAGAAAACAGGATCACGAGATGCTAGCTAACTCCATCCTTGCTTTGGGTGACGTAATATTTGTCGAAAACATGAGTTTTAAGGGACTTCAAAGAAGAGCGAAAGAAACAACGGTGAATGAGAAAGGCAAATTCAATAAAAAGAAAAGATTCGGGAGAACGATCAGCAATCGAGCACCTGCGATGTTGTTAAGGATTATAGAACGAAAACTTAAATACAAAGGCATAAGATTAAATAAAGTAAACACAACGCTTATAAAAGCAAGTCAATATAATCATTTCACTAATACATATGAAAAGAAAAAATTGCACGAAAGATGGAATAACTTTGGGTTCTGTAAAATACAGCGAGATTTATATTCAGCTTTTCTATTAATGAACTGCAAGGAAAGCTTGGATGAAATAGATAGAGATCTGTGTGAACAACACTTCCATAAATTTAGAAAAATGCACGACTTAGAAATAACAAGGTTAAAAAAGAAAGAAAAAAACCCCACTAGCATGGGTGTATAA